CTGATAATTATTTTGATTTTATCATGTGCGCCCACGTCATTGAACATTTGAAAAATGGGGATCTGGTGCTCGAAAAATTGTTGAGCAAAATTAAGGTCGGAGGATATTTATATGTAGAGTATCCGGGCTATCACTCAACGCAATTGCCTTCCATGTATGGTACGCTAAATTTCTTTGATGACCACACCCATGTCAGAATATACTCTGTGAGTGAACTCATGAACCTTTTTATGCGCAAAGGCATGAAGATAATATCCGGTGGTACGCGCAGACATTTACCTACTATGCTTTTAATGCCGCTTAAAATCTTTCATAACTTCTTTGTTTATAAGAAGGTATTGGCAAGTATTTTTTGGGACTATTTTGGTTTTGCGGAGTTTGTCCTGATTCAAAAACCGGTAGAGGCAAAGACCAACACAGAAAGGCAGACTATTAAGTATTAATG
This portion of the Bacteroidota bacterium genome encodes:
- a CDS encoding methyltransferase domain-containing protein, whose translation is MLRWLLLPAKYRHIEKYIGDRPFALLDIGAGNHSASKTKKWFPNCEYHGVDLDKTYNNDENDLRLMHAFYEMNLEDLQFDIIPDNYFDFIMCAHVIEHLKNGDLVLEKLLSKIKVGGYLYVEYPGYHSTQLPSMYGTLNFFDDHTHVRIYSVSELMNLFMRKGMKIISGGTRRHLPTMLLMPLKIFHNFFVYKKVLASIFWDYFGFAEFVLIQKPVEAKTNTERQTIKY